The following proteins are co-located in the Desulfatitalea tepidiphila genome:
- a CDS encoding glycosyltransferase, with protein sequence MNNINGLWITWEFQRRNYGISSSLGWQLYEFDFKVPFFYRYFKSSFKTISAIFNASPDIVAAQNPSIVLAILIILVSKIFHFKVIIDAHNSGIYPLEGKNTTVMAIARWIQRNSDLTIVTNNQLKRAVEKNGGKGFVLPDKIPVVKGVNKYNLPGKVSIAYICTFSDDEPYMDVIKASKLLPPDITIHITGRYNNIIDAISVPDNVTLLGFIPEQDYWALLNSADLVMDLTLRENCLVCGAYEAMALSKPLILSNTKALREYFSSGCIYVDASAESIASGVKQASANIENLQYGISTLKSNLEKDWIGRIEALKAQVLNIIGL encoded by the coding sequence ATGAATAACATAAATGGGCTCTGGATTACGTGGGAGTTTCAACGTCGAAATTATGGTATCAGTTCCTCTTTAGGTTGGCAATTATATGAATTTGATTTTAAAGTACCATTTTTCTATAGATATTTTAAATCGTCCTTTAAAACCATCTCAGCAATATTTAATGCTTCGCCTGACATTGTCGCAGCTCAAAACCCATCAATTGTATTGGCAATTTTAATAATTCTGGTTAGCAAAATTTTTCATTTCAAAGTGATTATCGACGCTCACAATAGTGGTATCTATCCTTTGGAAGGAAAGAATACAACGGTTATGGCTATTGCAAGATGGATTCAGAGGAATTCTGACCTTACAATAGTGACGAATAATCAATTAAAGCGGGCTGTTGAAAAAAATGGTGGGAAGGGCTTTGTTTTGCCAGATAAAATTCCGGTCGTTAAAGGTGTCAACAAATACAACTTGCCAGGAAAGGTGTCAATTGCATATATTTGCACATTTAGTGATGATGAGCCATACATGGATGTCATAAAGGCATCGAAATTATTACCACCAGATATCACAATACATATAACGGGCAGATATAATAATATAATTGATGCTATTAGCGTGCCAGACAATGTGACCCTGCTTGGATTCATCCCAGAGCAAGATTATTGGGCATTATTAAACTCGGCGGACCTCGTCATGGATCTGACTTTGCGGGAGAATTGCTTGGTCTGTGGAGCTTATGAAGCCATGGCTCTTTCTAAACCTCTAATTTTGTCAAATACAAAGGCTCTAAGAGAGTATTTCAGTTCCGGCTGCATTTATGTTGATGCCTCGGCAGAATCAATTGCCTCGGGGGTTAAACAAGCATCTGCAAATATTGAGAATCTGCAATATGGGATTTCAACACTTAAATCGAATCTGGAAAAGGACTGGATTGGAAGAATTGAAGCTTTAAAAGCACAGGTACTCAATATTATAGGATTATAG